A region of the Arctopsyche grandis isolate Sample6627 chromosome 10, ASM5162203v2, whole genome shotgun sequence genome:
TTTGCGAACTAAACGAATTAAAGTTCGTGGACGAATTCGCACAAGACCAACCACTACAACAGAAAAAGCAGACTATCAATCAAACGAAAACCAATCGCAAGAAAGTCAAAACAATTTCAGTGAAAAGTATCAAAAGACGACAGAAAGAACTACCGTACAAAAATACTCAACTAGAGGACGTCAGCCAGCTCAGAAATACTTTAGAAGACCAACGTCAGTTACCGAAAGAACTTCTCAAGAAGCAGTTGAAGATCAAGCATCGTACGATTCTATAAATAGGCCTGAATACGTAGAATATTCAGCAAAGGGTGCTAAAGAAGAACATTACAATCCTGAAAATGGCAAAGCTGAAAGTCATTGGTCTCCAAAACTATCGTTCAATTCATTCCAACCAATCTTCAACCCCAATCTTATTGCTGatgaaataaaatcagaagGTTCCGAATACGGTACTAAAATGCCTTATTCAGAAGATAATACTGAAAAAAGTGAAATAATAACAGCTAGAAACTCGTATGATGATATTTTAGTATCTGTAACGCCATCGAGTAATAAATTAAACGAAGAAAAACCCTCTGAAGAGCCAAAAGGTTTCTTGTCATCATTATTCGAAGATGatcaaaatgaaaatcaaaaatccaACGAAGGAGTGTCAACATTTGAGAGCGTTTTAGAAGAAGTTATGAGAAATTTGGAACAACAAGACGAAAACGAATACACCGAAGATTATGATAAAACTGTGATGAAGCACGAAAGAGGTGAAATTGGGGAAATTCCACCGGAAAACACGAATCGACCACGTAAAATTGAAGAATTTCATGACGACAGTAACTTAATGATAGATACTGATTTGAAAAGAATATATGATACCCCGAAAACGATAATCTCCTCGGATATTTTCAATGAACAAGAAGCTGAAGACCGAGCATTTTCCACTACCGTTGAAAACAAGGTAATaacattataaaatgaatatttcaaaattattatttttcataagtaataaaatatttaaatttataaattttcaggaATCAAGTACTACTGAAAGACAAGGGAGACGACGGGGTACATGGCGAAGAATAAAAGTTCGTCCTGTAAATAAGGATGTGCTTCAAGCAGCTGAAAGTCAATTTTATGGTAACTCTGCAAATGACCTCATAAACAAACCAGAAAAGATTAACTTAGAAGTATCAACAAATATAGAAAGAaccaaagtaaataaaaaatcacctATAGAAATACTGAAAAAGATTCCAACAACAAACGCTGCAGAAGTTCAAACGACGACATTTGCCAGTACATCGGAAACTGAAAGTGAAACTGAAACAGCAACAGAATCTGTTGAAAGTCCAGGTGATATGGATTTTGGAACGGGATCCCCAGAccttattatttacaatatttttggtGAAGCTATTACTTCACAACCAAACATTGCTAACGAACAAACAGAAACTGAAGATTTAAGTTTCGCAAACGAATATAATGATTTCGAAGGACAACATGAAGAATTTTACCCAACAACGACTGAAAAGGAAGATGTGACAACAACTTTAGCCCCGATTGATACATCTAATAAAACTGATATTAATTTCACACAGAGGTCTGTCGTTACAGAGATATCTAAAGAGCAACCTATAATGCAAACTACGACTGAAATTCCGATTGATTTATCAGCAGAAATGACAGAAAAACAAACCGAAGCACCGACAACCGAAGCCGAAGAAACAACCTACAAAGACACAACAATTGAATCACAAACAACACCAACAttacaatattcaatatataaatcaataactCAGGAGAGGCATAGTGACAAAGTAAAAGATAATAAAGATATAGTAAAGAAAGATATTGTACCAAAAATCGAGTCGGTTGAAAGTACAACATCAGGAGCACAATTTTGGGATCCTAAAAACATAATAAGCACATCAATGTCAACAGAAATTTCGCATGAAACTGAAATATGCTATAGGGGTAAATGTATTAAAACGAAAAAACAAGACTATAAGAAAGCAAGAAGTGAACCGTGaacattaataaattatttaatttaaagacATTAAGTGCCTGATTTGAAAAGCATGTACTATTATTAATacatgcaataataataataataaatataagttGGTTGAGTCTCCAAAGTCTATAGGAATCAAATCGTGAATTTGGTTTGATAATTTTAACTATCAAATATCGAACAAACGATTATTCCACTTTTTAATCTATACTTGTAGTAACTTAAAGCTAATAGAAGCTAACTGTATATTATTGTAGTTGAAGGCTTTTATTTACTGCAAAAGAACTTTCGAGGATTTATTTTTAGTGAGATTCTTATATTCAttcaattgtacatatattatatcattaagaaaatctatggagaaaattctataataaaaaccaacacACTCCGGGAAATAGCTTGTTAGCTTGGTATCAATGAGGTTAATTTTCAAACGAAAAATCCTTCTAAGATTGTTCACGTTTTATTTTCTTCATGTGTCATATTTACGAATAATTCAGACACGAACCTTAGTCATTATTTAAGTGAATACAATACATTACccttttatcatttattatgttgtatttattttatcaatcatTTACACACAGTGAATCTATTCTGTAAAAAGAAATGTTTCCCCAGTAGTAAAACCATTGTTAATAAGTAGTAATGCAcacttaaaacttaatttaattaaatgattaattagTTTGtaatgtgtaatttatttttatactttttatattaaatatatttaaattatataatatataaaaaaatatttaagaatttcattaaaattcccCCATCCAAGAAATTGCATATTTATTTCttcctaaatttttattaaaaatacaaaataaaatatctcaaaggtttgtttatatataattttattcatctaTAACACTTTGATTATAAGCTTGGAGTAACAAGGCATTcctattttttctaatttcattttcTAGATAATCTTTTCTTTCTTCTCTGGTTTTTTGTCTTACAAAACATTCGggattttgtaaattaattaaatctttagtaaacgtataaaaaacaatagtagAGTCTCCCTCAATACAAGCCAATGTAACTGACGGCTGCGAGCTATtagtgcatatatttttttgtacttcTTCTATATAAGACATAGTTATCGGTTCAGATGTCGAATGTGGCACAAAAATATGCGCTGGAGTGTTTTTTGCAGTTTTTGCGGTCAAATACGGTAATCGTAAATTAACATTATAAAAGAACTCGACATCATGCATTAATTTCACGTCGAATAACTCTATAAACACTTGATATGCTAATGAAATTTGAATCGGTGAGGTGCAGCCGAGAAGCTTCAGATGATTGTGaacttttttttccattattgaGAGCTGCAActgttaataaatttaatatcaacaaAGTCAAACAATTCATAGAATATAGGAAAATTATAACATAACGGCAACTTACTACATTTACTGTAAACAAACCGATGACAGACAAATGACAGCTGCCATCAGGACTACcacttaataaaaatatttgtaaacacCGAATCTTTAGCTTCGTTGGACAAGAAAATCTTCACTCGACGAGAAATTCTCTCGTCAATTCAACCAGCTCTGCCCCAGACTACGTCGACCATAAGACCAGGAGACTGGCTTTGAAAATAATTGGGCCCCAAAATATCGGAATTATAATGacataattacaatataaaaaaatatattcaaagagACTTGTTCGCCACTTGAATTTAAACAACGTTTTGTTagagttataaaatatttttcgcaagaatacgttctgtgcttctgatactttagttccgaatttttccttattaaattattaaaaactcgccagaaagatccaactcaattttaataattaccatgtggcggctcgctatagagtttggtcaccttcctgcgagtggggaccagcTCGATTATGTTCGGAGCTAGccacctcactctgccttcggctgtcataaataaaacacgtgcattaacatgccagtcgtctcattcgttcatcccccataaccattttaataattgcatctgtgcacatcaaaaggttactcgtcatctgatgtgcaattttgcattcgtgaagtcgagaattgtgtttaaagcagccatccagttaatctgtggttcaatctgtctggcgcttttcgatcgtttgcaccaaacccgaatACACGGACTTCTGCCGCAGTCATCAGTGCGCGTCAATGTATTCGGTGGAAGAGCGCCTTTACATGTGCGATGCCCGAGATATAATCGGAATTTAGAATATCCAACTAGtgaaaactaatataaaattgaatgagtAACGGTATTAATaactattacgattattttataatttgagcCCCTTTAGGTCTTAGAGGTCCCATGGCTTTCACTTTCGACGCCTGTATAATAATACGCCACCGTATAGCGTACTAGCGTTCTAAATCTGATGATGGCGATTTCCgaaatacaataaaaactaATTATATACGGATACATAAATGATCATTTAAGAATTTGACAAatgaatacaattataaataggCAACTGCAAAGGAAATCAACAAAATAAgagacattgaaaaaaatttgacgcGTGCGGAACGTGAGTTGGCAGACTTGCGCGCCAGGTGCTCAGTGGAGCTAGTAACTCGCCAGTGCCACTTGCTAATCGCTGGTGACGCATCTGAGTCTCTTTCTCGTTTGACACTTGACAGCTTCAGCAAAGAGCTCCGTCCGTAGACCCTTTCAGCGGGCTCTTCAGCAACTAGGGGCAGAGCGCCGGCCGCCGCCATGAGTTTCCTCACGAAGATGTTTGGCGGTAAGAAGGAGGCGGCGGCGCCCACCACCAGCGAGGCCATCCAGAAGCTGCGCGAGACCGAGGAGATGCTGGTCAAGAAGCAGGACTTCCTGGAGAAGAAGATCGACCTCGAGATCGGCACGGCTAAGAAGAACGCCGCCAAGAATAAGCGTGGTCAGTACATCATCGTCGTCATCGAATCACTCTCCTTACCACCTATTTGGGCCCCAACTTCCTTACTTACTTCCGCACCCTTTACATGCAACGTTCCTCAAAGGGAAAATTTTACAAGAGTCGTAAATGCATATCTTGATCATTGTTTATATTCAGTACGTATGACTGATTTAATGACTGGTGACTCACTGTTCGCACATACaaaatttatctttaaaaatttcTCATTCGCTTACTTTCAATTTTTTGACAAACAAAGGATACTTCAAATTGTATCCATTTGCCTCGCGCTATTGATTGATTTgttgatatctacatatatacatatttatatctacgtatttttaatcattaaaattttttaccCATTGTATTGAAGTGTTCATTTTCTTAACTCTAGTGAAAGCAGAGGTCAAAGTTCATCTGAAATTGCAGACAACAATGGAATGCACATTTTACTATAATAAGCTTTAAAGCTATCTCATTCAAGTCACAGCTTTTAAGATTGACGTAATGtcaatgattaaatttaaataaaaaatgatcattgctgaaacacTACAAGCTTTATATTACTCCTTGAAAAAGGCTGAAATTGTATCTTCATCCGTGATCTTCTCAAAAGATGCTTATAGTGATCGTTAGTGAACTTAATGGGAGTCCAATACTGATGCATAGTTGAACCTTgttaattgtttatatatttctGTTTCAGCTGCTATCCAAGCCTTGAAAAGGAAAAAGCGTTATGAGAAGCAATTGCAACAGATTGATGGAACACTCAGCACAATTGAAATGCAACGAGAAGCTCTCGAATCTGCTAATACAAACACTGCCGTTTTAACTACTATGAAGAATGCCGCGGACGCATTGAAAGCCGCTCACAAACACATGTACGATGATTGCTCAAAAATCTTTAGAATGTAATTAAATCGCacgtttttaatattgaatccGATTTGCAGGGACGTTGATCAAGTTCACGATATGATGGATGATATTGCCGAGCAGCAAGACGTAGCTAAGGAAATCAGTGATGCCATTAGTAACCCAGTAGCATTCGGTCAAGATATTGACGAAGAAGAGCTAGAAAGGGAACTAGAAGAATTAGAACAGGTTAgaatttcatatgaaataaaaaaaaatgttatttcaataaaaaaaatatatttttacaatattttaatttgcagGAGGAACTTGATAAAGAATTGCTCGGTGTTGGTGAAACTGATGATCTTCCAGAGGTTCCGTCGGGAGAGTTGGCACCTGCAGTCAAACCAAGAGCTGCCAAATCAAGTATGTatcgattatataaatatttgtgttCATAATAATGATGATCATTCTAATGTTTATTATTGTTTGTAGAAGCTGAAGAGATTACCGACGATGATGAAGTAATGAAACAATTGAAAATGTGGTCAACGTAAGATTTGGAAAAGATTAGATTTTATGTGCAAAATAAACTCATACATATTCACATGTATGCCTAGTGCCTAAGTTATTATTCACAGCTTTATGCATATATCTGtttcttttcattattattgtatatacataacataAATACCAAATATGTGATTGGAGCAAATTTTGATTAATGTTCCCGTAAGAATTTCAAAAATCGAATCGATTTTATTTGTGTTTGGAATGAAATTAACAGAAAATTAAATgtcgtaataaattattataagtaaatctatatgtaaaattattactaaaacgctttattttttcaagtaattcaataaatataaacattgaaaatttgtttctttcTATGAAATTTCTCATCAGTGAAGAATCttgatttataaatgatatttattatgttttctattctactttcaatataaaatatgttttagttatttctagtaaaaaaaaatggtgatttcttttaatatacatatacatattccatttttttataattcatgagcaatatataaaaattatatataaatatatattatacttctcCAATTATTAAacctattttattatgaaatttatttgtatatactgCACGAAATGGATAGCAcgagactacatacatactttaccagagtgaatataaaatataaaattttatatttgtttagatAGCTTGCTatttattactaataaaataaagtaaatattacgTAGTAATactcttttatttcattaacaaatataataaaatagtaatttttctttattatatcataattataatagttATTTTGAATATGCTGTATTTTATCAGATAGAAGcaccaaaatttataaaaataatctaatgttatattatgtaataattgtCTAAGGGTGAAAAACACAGAAAGAAAcgcggcacgtggttttttttagatacttttaaacatgcgaaaaaatgtggcacgccttgcacatattcaaggCCCAAAATCACCCCTTGGAATATTTTCGgtaaaactttatatttgtatttatccttccttgacagtgatcgataactttgtatcccatatttgaaaaaatgtaggagaacttgtcgaaataataatgacattaaagttttcacatttttattgttgataattcagttttaaacttaattagtaaacaattaaaaataatagataaacaAGTGTCCCgtttataaacaaaaattgaCTTAATATTTCCGGGTAGGTTTGAgaattaaatactcatttgaAACGACATATGCCATTCATAAATAAACGGACAAAGATGTTTTCTGCATAAAGAGTTTCATAAATGTAGTGCACTAATTATTAACCGTAACCAATTGATGCTAAATGTGTCTAAAATAGAATAAGTAGAAACGGAAAAGAAATGTTTCGTTTCTAATTGACAATTGACTCAAGTTTTTTGGTACAAGAACTGAATACCTACACACTTAAAtctggggtttggtgcaaacgatcgaaaagcgccagacagattgaaccacagattaactggatggctgctttaaacgcaattctcgacttcacgaatgaaaaattgcacatcagatgacaagTAACCTTTCGACgtgcacatatgcaattattaaaattgagttggatctttccgGCGAgtgtttaataattaataaggaaaaattcggaactaaagtatcagaagcacagaacgtatacagggtaggtatgtcgggacttcgcttagtgtaagtgcgagcagtgcgcacgcatatgatacacgtgtcgttaatctgtggttcagtctgtctggcgcttttcgatcgtttgcaccgcatcgcattAACAGATAAATAAAGAAAGATGTTTTTTGCCTAAAGTGCTATAGTACACTCAATATTGACTGTAACTAATTGATACTGAATGCATttacgtatacgtatgtacatacatgtcgaTAAAATAACATATTCGTTTACAGAGagcccattttttttatattaagaaCAAAGTATTtcttatttatactttttatattcaagAAAGTGGTGATTGCAATTGGAGCTCTGtgtttaaaactgaattattaaaccAAAGCTTGGAATCTTTAATGtcattattatttcgacaagttctcctaaatttcttcacatatgggatacactgttatcgatcactgtcaagtaaggataaaattttaccgaaaacactccggggggtgattttgggacggtgtatGTCAGGCGTGCcacattttaaaaaacatgtacCGCGTTCCTTTCTGTGTgttttctccccttggaatggTAAATCATAAAAAGAGACAGAACTTGGTGAGTGTTTACGAAGTACTCACTCatcatgctccgtctctctttctccccttggaatcgtatatcgtggacaAAGACGCGGCATACCACTTCATTCATATGATcggccgacaaaaacaaaaaatattttttaaaaatattaattaaattgataaattattaattgcGTTGAtctgaattgcgatattttactgattgcacaattatgtgcaTACAGGCTACTAGCAAGATATAAGAAAGTGTGACTTCTGAGCTATCCGATTGTTCTTGCCGTAAGTATTACACTATTACACTATTACagaatttcaattgaaatgcATAACAAACAACTCTACTTATGTTCGGCATACTAAAATGTGTTTCGATAACATTATTGAACAGTTTCACTTTCTCACGAATTTCATCAATGAAGTCAgtacacatttaaaatttgtcAAACACACATCGTggtaaaattgttattatttgaCATCAAAGATGCGGATTTGTTACAGCGTAAGTTActtacattgaaaatatatcacgATTTTGAGTTATCATTTGTAAAACAATAACAACTATAATCGATTTTGATTTGCAGGTACTTCTTTTAGTTGTGTTTTCTCAACTATCATCGTCTTTCGTAACATTTGGCAGCCTAGACTTCTTTAATATTGGCCGCTACTTCCGATACGGTAGAAATTTGCTTGTTGGTGATCCTCAGTACACGAAAGTCCTCGATATGCCTTTTGATCCTCACCAGTCGGACAGGCTCAAAAGATCATTTCAGCATGTGTACGGATATAGAGGTGAAAAACTGGTACATGTTATTGGAGCGGGATATTCAATAGCAGAATTGCGAAGATTTGGCGCTGCCTGATcaaattgtttataatatttaagtattttagtTGTAATTAAATATGATGTATTATGtcgtgtgaaaataaaatacataatgatacaatataaattgtgtatttaatctGGAAAGTAGATGATTCATACTCGATAGGGTTTTCTAGTAAAAGAGGTTAATGTGCCTATGGGCTTTCCCAGCATCTTATGATTCATATCTTTACACACATATTACCAGTTGAAAGATACATTTGTAGAAGTGATAAACAAGAgtacaaaatgtacatataatcatttaaaatattgtatcgaCTATACAACAAATTGTCAGCTCATTGCAATGTATTGAGAAGTATTTATAATAGGTGTATTCaaccaaatacatatatactcagatATTTCAACTAAATATTCactttttacataaattatgttattgaataaaattatgatCAAGGAAAGTAAAAGCCATTGGATTGATAGACTGCACATACGACCTACTGAATCGGACGAAGGCCACTTTTGTTAAGAAATATCAAATTACACAAGCGCATTCTGGTTTCATACTCGCATATATTTGGAGTATGTTTATAATATCACGTAGACTTCTTTCATCCAGagatagacatacatatatatgtacgtagacaGCGTCATAAAAATCGACATGTGCCAATCAAAAttgatataattataaaattccgAATTTCAATAGCGCATATCTTAGGTAATTTGAGTTGAGAAAAATCAACTCATAAAAAATTAGCACATtggtaataaatcaaataagaaactactaataaaaatgaaatttctaACAATCATTACAGCATACTTGTATACAACAAAAATCCTTCCACGCatagaataattttacatttaaaagttTCCATGAAAAGTTCAATGTTTTTTCCTGTTAAATAGTGAATATTGCCGAATCATTTATTTGCACATCACAGCATAAAATTTCATCGATAATTTTTAATTGACGATTAAAAAATACGCTTATGTAAACTGATGTGAATTTTCGGCATTCTTTCAATACGTACACCTACTTTCTTAAATAATTGAAGCACTAATTGGAATTTGATTGCCAAAATGTACATTCTTAAGGCCTGTAGATTTGATCaaaatttcgatatattttACCAACGAgtaagtgcatacatatgtcatcatttacagccattcatcatccactgctggatgaaggcctctccaacgcgcttccccgtctctgttttgcgcaactctcgtccatctctttggatctcttcaatgccagttatgtATATTGAGTTGGTCGAACAGATCCTACTtacatagcacgatataattatcattagtatttactttatttttttttattttaaatatttcttacatgctttatatattttttattgtttttgttattcttgttttatatgtatatttgtatcctAACCACAGTGACGCTTTGGAGCTACCTGTAAATCACtgtagtattgatttttttaaattaaataaaataaaaatctgatCCCACTCATTTTCGTAACTTTGTCTACCCATCATCCTTAAGACCTTTCAccgttttacattctctcgtgtaccattccagcacttcttttttccgcctttcgtccattcttctagctacgtgacccgcccattgccatttcaatatcttcactctctccactatatccaataCCCTTGACATACTCGATGTATTCCGTTTCTTATCTCTCCTCGCTATGCCGGGcaaacagcgttccatacttctttgagtgcattggactttgtgtaacataTTGGCGTTCAAtgaccaagtttcacatccatacgtcatcactagaggtaggaccggaagcgtgccgtttattgttcaattgttgtaaatcctttgtaaaaaaggttcggcaaacctttaacaatgcatttacaacatttgaacaatatatagccccctcagggtccgggctttagtcatcaCTAGCAAAGTACGTTGATCGAAGATTCTTTAGGCAAAGtgacattattatttaataaaggaggtatgtaatttaaaaaatggcgttcattcgtccaaatgcactccatcctaatttcattcgTCAATTTTTGAcactttcaataaaaatatcgaCCGGGTACTACTGGCCATCCACAAACACTATCTTATATAAAAAGtagtaacaaaaatattaataaatagtaataataataaaaaaaaccaaaatatacatacatacatatacatatgtttcagatttgattttaattctaattttatttctACTTTTATGACTTCCATTTGCTAGATACAGGTACGATTTATTAAAAggttctatttattatttttaaactgcAGCTGTCTGTCCATTCAGACTTTAACAATTTTGAAGGTAGTTAATTCAACACATATAAATTATTACGAATAATTTGCTGTGTACCATAATGAGATGACAGAATTTTGTACAGAAACAATAAATGATTTATACGTAATCATAACGAAAGAGTGAAAAAAAcctttataaatgttttatgtACTTTCGACTCTTGACCTGAACTTGgaaatacgaatacaataaatttaattctgaTATTCATCGATAAACGTTGTAGAGAAAaactcggtctccgtgacgggccggaatgtgaaattaccgaaaacgcaaatatcggaaggcaaagatcgaaaatcaaaaaaagggtgcatggtaaacggtacatactcacttaatttgcgcgagcaggatacaacaggaacaagaggaacaggcttttcctcccgtattaatgtgcgcccgcagaatacgggaggaaaagcctgttcctcttattcctgttgtatcctgctcgcgcaaattaagtgagtatgtaccgtttaccatgcaccctttttttttgatctttcgacttaagatctttcgattttcgatctttgccttccgatatttgcgtttttggtAATTtccattgaagtagaatgggtagaagcgctctcagcttccaaaaatgttgctactaaaactccgtgcagacggagatttcggctgtttttcTCAGTTGCAGTAGGATCTCTGTAGCAGTaagatctctttgaaataggctctactagtgaaattgtgtggtagtattagttcgacaaagtccgaacatctgtatgtgcacgtgctagatgttcggaccagcctcattcattgaaaaacagttattattactttatctacattgaagtagtatgcatagaattgctctcagcccctaaaaatgttgccacaaaaaatccgtgtgcccggagatgtcagctgttttgtccagttgttgtaagggacgatcacttccacgaattttttttcctcactcttttgtctctcttctgactttccgtctctctcttcgatggctcgcttttaagcgatacttttgttaggaatgactattctatacattatacttcaatggtaatttcacattccggcccttGAGGTAGACCCAGAAAAACTAAACTTGTAACAAAAGTgatgcaatttaaaaaaaaaaagtgctttTTTCTGACTCAACCTGCCCCAcaaaacaattcaattaaattcgATCAATAAACTACATGCACAACGAGAAGATTGCATAGATAAAATTCCATCACTTTCATCTCTCGCGACCGAGAAAACTGTTGGCTAAAAAAGGCGCGATCGAACGCGTCAACTTTTAAGTTCCATTTTCCCTTCGGATTTCCTCACAGTAgagtacaaacatttttttatgtttgactTACAGTCGCAGTTCGCAGAGCCGGTTTTTACCACGAAGTACACCAAGCACTGTGTACgtagatttatttattgtaattattttgaaactatCGGTCGACTTTAGCTGGTACAGCTTCTTATGTAATGCGCGGCCGCGCCATTCGCAAACGGCTCGCTCTACCGATTGTACATTTTCCTTCGAGACCTCGGAGCGA
Encoded here:
- the shrb gene encoding charged multivesicular body protein shrub isoform X1; this encodes MSFLTKMFGGKKEAAAPTTSEAIQKLRETEEMLVKKQDFLEKKIDLEIGTAKKNAAKNKRAAIQALKRKKRYEKQLQQIDGTLSTIEMQREALESANTNTAVLTTMKNAADALKAAHKHMDVDQVHDMMDDIAEQQDVAKEISDAISNPVAFGQDIDEEELERELEELEQEELDKELLGVGETDDLPEVPSGELAPAVKPRAAKSKAEEITDDDEVMKQLKMWST
- the LOC143918135 gene encoding uncharacterized protein LOC143918135, encoding MEKKVHNHLKLLGCTSPIQISLAYQVFIELFDVKLMHDVEFFYNVNLRLPYLTAKTAKNTPAHIFVPHSTSEPITMSYIEEVQKNICTNSSQPSVTLACIEGDSTIVFYTFTKDLINLQNPECFVRQKTREERKDYLENEIRKNRNALLLQAYNQSVIDE
- the shrb gene encoding charged multivesicular body protein shrub isoform X3; its protein translation is MSFLTKMFGGKKEAAAPTTSEAIQKLRETEEMLVKKQDFLEKKIDLEIGTAKKNAAKNKRAAIQALKRKKRYEKQLQQIDGTLSTIEMQREALESANTNTAVLTTMKNAADALKAAHKHMDVDQVHDMMDDIAEQQDVAKEISDAISNPVAFGQDIDEEELERELEELEQEELDKELLGVGETDDLPEVPSGELAPAVKPRITDDDEVMKQLKMWST
- the shrb gene encoding charged multivesicular body protein shrub isoform X2, translating into MSFLTKMFGGKKEAAAPTTSEAIQKLRETEEMLVKKQDFLEKKIDLEIGTAKKNAAKNKRAAIQALKRKKRYEKQLQQIDGTLSTIEMQREALESANTNTAVLTTMKNAADALKAAHKHMDVDQVHDMMDDIAEQQDVAKEISDAISNPVAFGQDIDEEELERELEELEQEELDKELLGVGETDDLPEVPSGELAPAVKPRAAKSKITDDDEVMKQLKMWST